The Primulina tabacum isolate GXHZ01 chromosome 10, ASM2559414v2, whole genome shotgun sequence region aaataaaaatataaatcataaagcacaATCCACGAAGTCTCTCTCTATCCTACGTGGCCAATAATAATTTGATACTTAACCAATCACTTGGATCAACTAACAAAGTCCTCCATCTCTTCAAATTAAAGCCGTCCGATCACATATCTAATCAACGGCCTACCGTCCTCTTCCTAACCTCCAAATTCAAATACCCACCTAAAATTTTCACTCCTCCCGCTCGTTCACCTTCTTTATAAACACGGATCCATTCCATCCCTCAAATTACTCAACGACTTTGCACGAAATCACTTCGATCTTTCCAGTTTCACCCTTTGAAATGGCTCGTACCAAGCAGACTGCTCGCAAGTCAACAGGAGGTAAGGCTCCGAGGAAGCAGCTTGCCACCAAGGCCGCCAGGAAGTCTGCCCCTGCCACAGGCGGAGTCAAGAAGCCCCACCGTTTCCGCCCTGGAACGGTGGCTTTGCGTGAGATCCGTAAGTACCAGAAATCCACCGAGCTTCTGATTCGCAAGCTTCCCTTCCAGAGACTTGTTCGAGAAATTGCGCAGGATTTCAAAACTGATCTGAGGTTCCAGAGCTCCGCCGTGGCCGCGCTTCAAGAGGCTGCGGAAGCGTATCTGGTGGGTCTGTTTGAGGATACTAACCTCTGCGCTATTCATGCTAAGAGGGTTACTATAATGCCCAAGGATATCCAGCTTGCTAGAAGAATCAGGGGTGAACGAGCTTAGAGAATGAGTCTTTCTATTATGGTGTCCTGTTTTGTTTCCGGCTTACGATGTTTGTTCGTAGTGGGTGTGATATCAGGATTAGCTTTTAGCCTTAAAACCTCTGGTTTTTGGTGTAATGAATTTTCAGTGTAATGAAATTTGAAAGGTATTTGGTTATAAATGATCTGGGTATTGTTTCTTTTTGCGAATCTTTATTATCTCGCTTCCGATTTGTTAATCCAAACCTTCAGGTTAAATTGATGAATATTATTTCTTCGTCTGTTGCGATAAATTTTGAAATCGTGGTTGCTGATTAGTACTTTAAAAGAAAGACTTGTTAGAGAATAATATATGACGTgaagttaagaaaattttaCGCCTTATGTTGATCTGAAACAATTAATTCTTTTAAAATCTTCCTGATTTACAGTAGCAAATGTTAGGCCTAACAAAGGCAGTTGGAGTAACACTGAATGAAATGGGCAATTGACGATTTGACTCTAACAGCGCACCTGGTAAATAACAGAATACATAatcattcaagaattgctaTATCAAATCCTTTATCCGAGCTAGTAAGCTATCTCACTGGAAAAGGTGGTGATTTTGCATATGCTCTTGTTAGATTCAAGTTTTGATTTTGTATCTGATCATGGATAATTGTTGGTGATTCAGAATATGCAGATTCTAATTCAAACCTGAGGTTGGATTGGATTCCCAAGTAGAAAGAAGTCTCAAATTTGAGCCAATGAGACTACCAGTTTTTTTGGATTTGATCAATTTCTGATCACAAGGCCTATAGTTTCAGTCTTTGGCTTATAATGTGAAGGAGACTAAGCTCCAGCCAGTGTTGAATATCCAACTGAGAGCTGGGATTATTGTATTCTCAGGACCATTGCGCTTCACATGAATTTATCTGAGGACCATTGCAAAAATACTGCATTTCAACTCCTCAGTTATTAGAGTCATTCAATTCTTCCAAGTTCCAAATCCATGAAATATTTCAATTCAAACATAACCAAAAGGATGTCTAAATACTAAATAGTTTACCGTCGTTTCGGTGCGCCTATTCGATCAAAATTCTTGTTTTACTAACTGTTTAATGTTCATGGTGCAAATCTGTATTTCAAGTACTTGATATAATGATATTGTATTTTAATGACCACGTTATTTTCCCTTTCGTATATCTCCAATAATCGATTAACCTTTTGAATTAGTTGACGCTTTAATATTTATTGTTGTTTAGGTTAACAGGAATCTTGACACTTgaaaaagcatgaaacatatatttcatcaaaaaattgTCGTTCTTGATACATTTCGTATCAAGATGATTCTTATTATGTTTTTCTTCTATGGTTTTGAAGGAAATTTTACCTCAGTGACAATGGTTTAGGGAGAAATACCAAGAAATGACATGGCCCGATTCTATACATGTGTTGGACATGAATCAACTGTAACATAGAGTTAGATAAGAAGCACCAAACATGCATCCAATCTAAATCAACACTCTATAAAATCCAAACACTCCCCACATCCAATTTCCACACCAAGAAACCACAACACTTTTTAGCAACATCCCATTCCAAAAACCAACAAAAATGAACCTTTCTATCTCCAAAACTCTCCCCTTTTTTATGCTTGTAATGCTGATAACATGCCAAATTCAAGAGAGCAAGGCGCATCCATGTGGTGGCACGTTTTTTTCGGCTCTCATTCAGCTCATTCCTTGCAGGGGAGCAGTGAATCCATTCAGCCCCATTCCACCAAATGAGGCTTGCTGTGCTTCAGTCAAGGCACTCGGTCAGCCTTGCTTGTGCATACTTGTAAATGGTCCCCCGATATCGGGAGTCGACCGTGAACTCGCCAAGCAGCTGCCTGAGAAGTGCATTGCAAACTTTGAgccatgtatatatatataatataatttactttatACCCCAACCTCTATCTTTTTATAAACGATAATGTGAGTAATCTGTGCCGATTTGAATGTTTTGTTGTGCAGGTGAAATTGCAAAATGAGAAGGTTAAAGCGTAGGGAGAAGAAGTGCATGAATAAGTGTGTGGCCTTATGAAGTTCTTTGGCCATTCGTTAGTATATTAGTTTCCAATGGAATCGTAGTAGTCTGATATTTAATGCTTATGTTTTCCAGTTTTTTAGTGTTTTTTTGTCGTTCCAGTTTAATATATTGTAATTGCAACGATTATAAATTGAACttgatatttttatgtattcTTCGATTCAATTAACGCTCGATATAACAATACAATTCACaagtaaaataaaagaaatatttcgAGAATATTTTTTTGGTGTAAAATTTACACCAAAATCGATTTTGTGATAGGAGATGATACGaagaattataatttttatgcgAAATTATGATTGATCTGGTATTCAAGTGCAACCTCAAATTTGTCTAGGATTTTGAGATAttgaagataaatattttaGTATTATTTGGAGTCAAAATTTATATGTATTCAAGACTTTAAAAAGTATATTGATATgagtttattttcttaaaaaaatgttGCAATATATAATTAACTTTTTTTTAATgaacaataaataattttatttatttaaaaaaattaaccgATCACTCGTGCACATTTCTCATAACTGCATAAATATTTTACATGATCTTTTAAATAAGTTTGATccaatcataaaaaaattatttctatttATGTGAAATAACTTTCTAGAAAGAATAAATTATTCTAATATTGATTCTTTTCagtcaaaattttttaaaaattattttaataaacgatacattgaaataattatattttaactactaatatatatttgaaaatatttttttaaaaaaattattttttgaatgattatatattttttttaaaaatagaataATTGTTTTTCTGCCCCATGATGGAAAAGGAAGAAATGGAATATATCGTTTACTGCAGTGGGATAAGAGACAAGAAGAGCGGCTGCTTCCTTGCGCTTGAAAATGGAAGCCGCGGGCTTCAGAGCCTTAAGCGCCATAAGTTCCTCCTCCACTTTCCGACCTCATCCTTTGCTCCACTCCCTATTTTCATCGGCCCGGAAATTCCCCTCATCCATTTCCTCTTCACGCTTCTCTCAGCTTAGCTTTTCGTGTATGCTCGACTGTATATATTTTGCCTCCGTTTTCAATTCGTATATAAATTTGCGTAGTTGAAATTGGTAGTAGTGTAGGTGGTCGATTTGTTGACCTTCTATGTTGTCTTAGTTGGTTATTTCTGGCGGAAAATGCAGCGAAGAGGTTTCAAGTGAAGGCGTTGCGTGATGGGGTTGGTAGGGTCGCGGTTGAATCTGTGGAAAACAAATTTCTTCAAGTCGTACTTGTGTCGCCACAGGTATAACGGATTTATTTGGGTGCTTAACTGCTTATGATGGTgatgactttttttttttttttggaaaataataAGAATAACTTAATGGTGATGTCCAGTCTGCGAAGCTGTTCCGGCATGGCGAAGTTTGCTAAAAAAACATCTAAAAACTTCATGTTTAATGTCATGCATTTCACCGCAAATCTTATGGAAGCCGCCATCACCTCTGCTACTGAAAATTTGATCCCCGTTGTATGTTCATGCTATTAAATAGCTGTTTTGTCCCTACAGTGCGTGTGAAAGTAACAATGGGGAGCTAGTTAAGGgtactttaaatattttagaggGGAAATTGATCTTTCTTTTTGGCTCAAGGTATTATGCAATGCAAGTATGCAACCTTACCTTGTTGTGTCACCCTCGCAGAGTCATCATGTAGATTCTTTCTAGTGATTGATTAACCTTCCGTGTGCATTTGATGAATTAACGGCGATTGATGAGAATATAAGGTTGTATAACTCTGAGTTCATTGGGGGGTTCAGAGAATTAGTCCAAGAATCCAAGTATAAAGTTAATGAAAAAGAGTTTTACAATTAATGTTGTTAATGAGTTTCCTGCTGTTGCATGTTTCCCAAGATGCTGATCAATTTAAGAACTTGAAAAGTTAGCTATTTTTTACTATGATGTTTCTTGGGAGATGATGAATGACTTGAATATAACGGAAACAAGTTGACCAAGCATTATCACTTGTTGCTCATATTAGCGATAAAAGGGAAGGAGAAGGATGAAATGATGCAGTTTTCATTACTACAATTAAAAAACCTATAGCATGTTCACACTTCAAAAGAAAAGGTGACTACTTCCCCTGAAGGTGAAATTAATTTAACAATGTATGAAGAGACGTGGTCAATGATGTGTGGGTACTTAAAAATGGCTCTTACTTTTACTGTGATTGATATTCTCTTTGGATAGGATATGGTATCTTGTTGTTCTTAATTCATTTTAGTAATCACTGTAGTTGAATCCATGTGttgattttttttctctcaTATAGTAAAAACTATATTTAGATCCAGTTATGACATTGTATTGTTCACTATGCAATTATTTTTGGTAGCTATAAATCACTGAAGTTCACGTCTTTCCTCCTTGTTCGACCTTTGTTATTTCATTTTGTTTCAGATGGAAAAATTCAGCAAGGAACTAACCTATGAGAAACTAGAACAGTACATAACACTGTTGCAGTGGAATCTGTAGTTGATCTACCTGCTTTCTTAAATTCCAACCTGTTATCCCCAGGCTGGCTCTTAGATTTCTCTTATCCTTGACAGATTCCTGGAAATACTGGATGTATTGCCAGAACTTGTGCTGCATCAGCTGTCAAGTTGCACTTAGTTGAGGTAAATGATggcaactttttttttttataatttttgagtTGAGTCTGTGGAAATTAATTGACTAACAAATTAGATTTATTTCTTTTGACTCTTTACTTAGACTTGCTACCAAGCTTATTTCAGCCATTTTTCCTGCTTCAGCCACTGGGGTTTCAGGTTGATGATGCAAAGTTGAAGCGTGCTGGACTTGATTACTGGCCGTATCCTTTGTTACACTAAACCGACTGCTTGAAATTTTATTAGTGATCAAATTACGTATGATTTATCTTAAAATGCCACCACCAAGAACCATATCTCCAAATTCGAGTTTGTATTCTTgagaataaatattttcgtTGTCAGCTAGTAGCAttgaattttcataaaatacttgcttattttcaaaaaaattatagcTTGTAAATGACAAATATATTTCAATCAATTAACCATCCACGTCAGATTTGTTGTAGTTAAAGTGCACTCTTCATGGTCAGAGTTTTTTGAATACTTCAAGCAAGAGGTTTCTTATTTTCATTCTCAACATGATTCGAGTTAAAGCGTAATTTCTCTTATATTTGGACAACTTTGTTCTTGATTATGCAGGATGGAGAAAAGAGGTTGCTAGCATTCACCAAGAGAGGGACATATATTCACTCAGTAAGTCTAATATGAGTTGCCTAGCTTCTGGAATTGTTCTGCTTGTGAAAAGATTTAATCAGGAGTTACTACTTACTAGGTCTTGTGTGGTGTTTGGTAAAAAAAAGTATATTTCTACTTCAGCGGTTGCCAACTTCGTGCAAAGAAGTATATTTCTTACATTCCCACACCCTAGATCATTTTGAGAAACGACTAGTTTCTTTTGTATTTCTACTTTCTCCCCTCCAGCCCAAACATTACCGACCTGCTCGAACTCTTTCCTCATATTTTTCCCCTCTCCCCACTTTTCATAATTAATCCACCCTCGTACTTCTCTCCACCTAACTTTTTTGACATTACCTTATTGTCCTCTAGGTATATATGCAATTATTACAAATTTAACAACCACCTTGACAATTATCATTTGTCCAATCTATGAGTTTTGCTGGTAACTTGGAGTTCATAAACATGTTCCTGATACCCGCTTAGAAAACATTTTTACGTAATCACAACATTGTAAAATTAAGGTCGTTCGCTATGCTAAAATTATAGCATGTTGGTAATAGTGTTAGTTAAATATTTCAGAACCGTATAGCAATCTAAGCAACGCGTTTGATTGCTAGACCACATAGCCTCAAGGAAAGCATTACATTCAAGTGTAATGCTAATAACGTTTATTTCTATTTATCCTGTAAAATATTAAGATGTTTAAAAATTAAGgagtttatttttattattaagttTCGCCATCACATGAAACAATATTGATCAGAAAAGGGACTCTGAATTTGTGATCAGGTATTTATTCAagaaaatcttttttttttttgagctgATAATTGGCTGTCTTTAACCATTTTCTTGAATACAAATCCTCCTGTGTGCAGGACTTTTCCTACAGAAAGGGTGATTGGCTTGTATTCGGCTCGGAAACAAGTGGTTTGCCTCCAGAAGCACTGCACGATTGTAAAAGCGAATCACTCGGTGGAGGCACCATTCGGATTCCAATGGTTGAAACGTATGTTAGATGTCTGAATTTGTCGGTGAGTGTCGGCATTGCATTATATGAAGCGTCTAGGCAGCTAAACTACGAGCATATGCAGAATTCGTCCGAACCATCATGCATTGATAGCATAGAGACACCATTTCTAACCGAAGATATTTTTGCTTAAGTTGCAGAGCATCAAATATTTTGACTGCTAGCTCAATATTTATTATGCATCAAGGGACTATTTGTTAAATAACATCAACTTCAACTATTCAAATTGCCGCTGGCTCCTCTCTGTAACATTTGATACATTTTTCACACAAAATCAAATGATCAGCATTGAAGGGTGATCTTACTTCAAAACAGCGTCTGTATAATTACCTAAGTTGCAAATATCGCCAATATCAAATTTGATTCAAATAATGTTGGCATTTTTGGAATGGATGAACTTAACTTTGATTACTACACCGACATGATCTGGTAACTTGGGAATCTTAATAATTAGCTTACGTTTGGGGCCAGACATTCACGTTATACATACAGTAGTTATGTCTCTATCCTGACAATGCAAGCCCACGTTCATCGGCTCTTCTTGGGACCCATTCTAAATCTCTGTATGCGGTGTCTGTGCCATATAATTATCTATTTCCTACACTGGAACAGCTCGAGATTAAAAAATTGTGGAGCCAATGAGAAACAGCCTTTTGAGTTTATTGAGTGGGTCTCTCACGTGCTGATGCACTATTTGTCATCAGGTTTGTCGATAGATTTCGAGTTTGAGACTTAACTACAGCAGATCTTATTCAcaatttcttttttcttttcagAAAAAAAGACTCGTGTGTTTGAGCGAGAAAATAAGTATTTCGAAAAAAGTTTACTTTTTACAATTAACAAAAACAATCTATTCTCTTATTAAATTATAGAAAAAGTAGaagaaaaacaatatttatgtGCTAACTTTGGAAACAGATCGAAATAGACTCGATCATCCACGAAGCTAAAACCTCGAAAAGAAAAGGGAGTAATTATCATCCATCCATATTCATAATCCTGTCGATGTAATTTGGTTTCTTACTCTAGTGGTGTCACATGTACAAATGCTTTATGAATATCCAGTCGATGAAGTCACGATGCATCTTTGCATGTGCACTCATAATCACATGCCGCACTTGACAAATACCTAAAAGGCAAttaaaccatatttttattatgatttaAACAAAGAACAATTCTCGGTTGGCATGAATTGAATCTACCAAAATCCCACACATTGAAACTTTATTTATCTAAAAGACCATTCTTTTAGGTTTCGAACTCTCGTCTCAACCTCGTGTCTTGATATTGATGATAAGAATTTACGCCgtgaaaaaaaatcagaaaatacagtttttttttttttttttaagaaaatacagTTATTATCAAATGAATGCCGATGATATAACAA contains the following coding sequences:
- the LOC142505603 gene encoding uncharacterized protein LOC142505603 isoform X2; this encodes MEAAGFRALSAISSSSTFRPHPLLHSLFSSARKFPSSISSSRFSQLSFSSKRFQVKALRDGVGRVAVESVENKFLQVVLVSPQIPGNTGCIARTCAASAVKLHLVEPLGFQVDDAKLKRAGLDYWPFVVVKVHSSWSEFFEYFKQEDGEKRLLAFTKRGTYIHSDFSYRKGDWLVFGSETSGLPPEALHDCKSESLGGGTIRIPMVETYVRCLNLSVSVGIALYEASRQLNYEHMQNSSEPSCIDSIETPFLTEDIFA
- the LOC142505603 gene encoding uncharacterized protein LOC142505603 isoform X4, giving the protein MEAAGFRALSAISSSSTFRPHPLLHSLFSSARKFPSSISSSRFSQLSFSSKRFQVKALRDGVGRVAVESVENKFLQVVLVSPQPLGFQVDDAKLKRAGLDYWPFVVVKVHSSWSEFFEYFKQEDGEKRLLAFTKRGTYIHSDFSYRKGDWLVFGSETSGLPPEALHDCKSESLGGGTIRIPMVETYVRCLNLSVSVGIALYEASRQLNYEHMQNSSEPSCIDSIETPFLTEDIFA
- the LOC142505603 gene encoding uncharacterized protein LOC142505603 isoform X1; translation: MEAAGFRALSAISSSSTFRPHPLLHSLFSSARKFPSSISSSRFSQLSFSCMLDSKRFQVKALRDGVGRVAVESVENKFLQVVLVSPQIPGNTGCIARTCAASAVKLHLVEPLGFQVDDAKLKRAGLDYWPFVVVKVHSSWSEFFEYFKQEDGEKRLLAFTKRGTYIHSDFSYRKGDWLVFGSETSGLPPEALHDCKSESLGGGTIRIPMVETYVRCLNLSVSVGIALYEASRQLNYEHMQNSSEPSCIDSIETPFLTEDIFA
- the LOC142505603 gene encoding uncharacterized protein LOC142505603 isoform X3 translates to MEAAGFRALSAISSSSTFRPHPLLHSLFSSARKFPSSISSSRFSQLSFSCMLDSKRFQVKALRDGVGRVAVESVENKFLQVVLVSPQPLGFQVDDAKLKRAGLDYWPFVVVKVHSSWSEFFEYFKQEDGEKRLLAFTKRGTYIHSDFSYRKGDWLVFGSETSGLPPEALHDCKSESLGGGTIRIPMVETYVRCLNLSVSVGIALYEASRQLNYEHMQNSSEPSCIDSIETPFLTEDIFA
- the LOC142505315 gene encoding histone H3.2; translated protein: MARTKQTARKSTGGKAPRKQLATKAARKSAPATGGVKKPHRFRPGTVALREIRKYQKSTELLIRKLPFQRLVREIAQDFKTDLRFQSSAVAALQEAAEAYLVGLFEDTNLCAIHAKRVTIMPKDIQLARRIRGERA